One Chryseobacterium sp. StRB126 genomic region harbors:
- a CDS encoding nuclear transport factor 2 family protein yields MSANKNINTVQDYEDVLAAMEGYVHGLKTGNVAELKKTFHKDAIMYGHLGSDLSQGSIDNLYTYVEKFGAAPNIKTNLTVLHKTPTTAVVRIEMEHDAADENFTDFHSLIKIDGDWKVVAKLFHLYDK; encoded by the coding sequence ATGTCAGCAAATAAAAATATCAACACCGTTCAGGATTATGAAGATGTCTTAGCGGCAATGGAAGGCTATGTTCACGGATTAAAAACAGGAAACGTAGCAGAATTAAAAAAGACCTTTCACAAGGATGCGATCATGTATGGTCATTTAGGAAGTGATCTGTCGCAAGGAAGTATAGATAATCTGTACACCTATGTGGAGAAATTTGGCGCGGCGCCCAATATCAAAACCAATCTTACGGTTTTACACAAAACACCCACTACAGCAGTTGTTCGTATCGAAATGGAACACGATGCTGCCGATGAAAATTTTACAGATTTCCATTCATTGATCAAAATTGATGGAGATTGGAAAGTTGTTGCAAAACTTTTTCATCTCTACGATAAATAA
- a CDS encoding putative quinol monooxygenase translates to MSIYLTVVVKAKPEHQQEIKTLLYSLPELSKKEEACIEYDVHQSIDDENTFILNEKWESVDGLDLHNDQSYSKEFFASFDKLQEQPIIYRSK, encoded by the coding sequence ATGAGTATTTATTTAACCGTTGTTGTAAAGGCAAAACCTGAGCATCAGCAAGAAATTAAAACCCTTTTATACAGTCTCCCGGAATTATCTAAGAAAGAAGAGGCCTGCATCGAATATGATGTTCACCAGAGTATTGATGATGAAAATACTTTTATCCTTAATGAAAAATGGGAAAGTGTAGATGGTTTAGATCTCCATAATGATCAATCATATTCAAAGGAGTTTTTTGCATCATTCGATAAATTACAAGAGCAACCGATTATTTATCGATCCAAATAA
- a CDS encoding SDR family oxidoreductase, protein MKVLVIGANGRVGSLLVNKLATQYQVLAGSRNPNSANNAYNIEQVYIDLLSDVDMLAESMSGADAVYFVSGSRGKNLLQIDLHGAIKTMQAAEKAGVKRYIMLSSVFALQPERWNESFLNDLTDYNIAKHYADLYLTTQTDLDYTILQPGGLKEGQGTGKIEANVTSPGTNSIANVVDTLVAVLENNSTIGKVILMHDGNTPIDKALNQLG, encoded by the coding sequence ATGAAAGTATTGGTTATTGGAGCAAATGGTAGAGTCGGATCTCTTTTAGTAAATAAGCTAGCTACTCAATATCAGGTTTTGGCAGGCTCAAGAAATCCAAATTCAGCAAATAACGCATATAATATTGAGCAGGTTTATATTGATTTGCTCAGCGATGTAGATATGCTTGCAGAAAGTATGAGCGGTGCTGATGCGGTTTATTTTGTTTCTGGATCGCGTGGGAAAAATCTTTTACAGATAGATTTACATGGAGCAATTAAAACCATGCAAGCCGCAGAAAAAGCTGGGGTTAAACGTTATATTATGCTGAGCTCAGTTTTTGCATTGCAACCCGAACGCTGGAATGAATCTTTCCTCAATGATCTTACAGATTATAATATTGCTAAACATTACGCTGATCTCTACCTCACAACCCAAACTGATCTCGATTATACTATTTTGCAACCCGGAGGACTTAAAGAAGGGCAAGGAACAGGAAAAATAGAGGCTAATGTTACTAGCCCGGGAACTAATTCTATTGCTAATGTTGTTGATACCCTTGTCGCAGTATTGGAAAATAATTCAACAATTGGTAAGGTTATTTTGATGCATGATGGAAATACACCGATTGATAAAGCACTTAATCAACTTGGATAA
- a CDS encoding nuclear transport factor 2 family protein: MKNIQNRKNIISSSVNSNPDWLRQNIGKISKKIFSSVPTVAIISVFTVGGLLISCQDKNNQNNKTEVMQNNQEQKEAILKPIDLYVEAGRKGDGNIAKPAFASTATMSWSEGGALKSIPIQVLFDGFSVAEPMEANYQLTTLDAEGDVAIVRIESQFGANKYADMFTLVKDGNDWKIISKIYQTIK; this comes from the coding sequence ATGAAAAACATTCAAAACCGTAAAAACATTATTTCGAGTTCCGTAAATTCTAATCCTGATTGGTTAAGGCAAAACATTGGAAAAATTTCGAAAAAAATATTTTCTTCAGTGCCAACTGTAGCAATTATCTCAGTCTTTACCGTTGGCGGATTATTAATTTCATGTCAAGATAAAAACAATCAAAACAATAAAACAGAAGTTATGCAAAACAATCAAGAGCAAAAAGAAGCTATCCTTAAACCAATAGATTTATATGTTGAAGCAGGAAGAAAAGGCGACGGCAATATTGCTAAACCGGCATTCGCATCGACTGCAACTATGTCATGGTCTGAAGGCGGAGCATTGAAAAGTATACCAATACAGGTGCTTTTTGACGGATTTTCCGTAGCAGAGCCAATGGAAGCAAATTACCAACTGACAACTTTAGATGCAGAGGGAGATGTAGCAATCGTGAGAATCGAATCTCAGTTTGGAGCCAACAAATATGCCGATATGTTTACACTGGTAAAAGACGGTAACGATTGGAAAATTATCAGTAAAATTTATCAAACCATAAAATAA
- a CDS encoding SDR family oxidoreductase has translation MKKLNESVTIITGASSGIGAATALKLAKAGSSIVLVSRADDKIEKVKQQIEEEDGKAEIFVADVTDIGQMKAMVDFTIDKFGRVDNLVNNAGLMLFSQWKDVAIDEWNSMIDTNIKGYLNAIAAVLPKLLEQRSGHVLNMGSVAGINIDIGAGIYHGTKFFVRAITESLRKEVSVHKGIKISLISPGVINTGWADKVTNKEGAEIAAELNKQAIEPDDIANAVLFAFDQPDNVNVNDIVISPTLQDW, from the coding sequence ATGAAAAAATTAAATGAGTCTGTAACCATTATTACCGGTGCATCTTCCGGAATTGGTGCGGCAACAGCATTAAAATTAGCTAAAGCAGGAAGCAGTATTGTTTTGGTCTCTAGAGCTGATGATAAAATAGAAAAAGTAAAACAACAGATTGAAGAAGAAGATGGTAAAGCTGAAATATTTGTTGCAGACGTAACAGATATTGGCCAAATGAAAGCGATGGTTGATTTTACTATTGATAAGTTTGGAAGAGTAGATAATTTGGTCAATAATGCAGGTTTGATGTTGTTTTCACAATGGAAGGACGTTGCGATTGATGAATGGAATTCGATGATTGACACCAATATCAAAGGCTATTTAAATGCCATTGCAGCTGTGCTTCCCAAACTGTTGGAGCAGAGATCAGGTCATGTTCTCAATATGGGATCTGTGGCGGGAATCAATATCGACATCGGTGCAGGAATCTACCACGGAACTAAGTTTTTCGTTCGGGCAATTACCGAAAGTTTAAGAAAAGAAGTTTCTGTTCATAAAGGTATCAAGATAAGCCTGATAAGTCCGGGAGTGATTAACACTGGATGGGCAGATAAAGTGACCAACAAAGAAGGAGCAGAGATCGCTGCAGAGCTGAACAAGCAGGCTATTGAGCCAGATGATATTGCCAATGCTGTCCTATTTGCATTTGATCAACCTGATAATGTTAACGTGAATGACATTGTTATCAGCCCAACTTTGCAAGACTGGTAA
- a CDS encoding NADH:flavin oxidoreductase/NADH oxidase produces the protein MSKLFSPLNVKSITFKNRIITSPMCMYMAEDGFASDWHLVHYGSRAMGGAGAVMLEATAISADGRIGVGDLGIWKDEHIEMLTKITSFIKSTGSVPAIQLAHAGRKGSTWASGRESRPLMPDEENGWEVIAPSAIAFSPTMQTPREMTLEDIEELQQAFADAAARALKAGFEMVEIHSAHGYLINEFLSPIPNKRTDHYGGSIENRARFLFETIDKVKAVWPTELPIAVRISATDWMEDGWNIDDSVWLSKKLAGKGIDIVDVSSGGTVPNAKITVGSGYQLPFASTIKRELKNQLLVGAVGMITSAHQAETILTNGDADLIFIGRELLRNPYFSLEAAKQLRSEAPVPKPYELAF, from the coding sequence ATGTCAAAATTATTCAGTCCATTGAATGTAAAATCAATTACGTTTAAAAACAGAATCATCACTTCGCCAATGTGTATGTACATGGCCGAAGATGGCTTTGCAAGTGATTGGCACTTGGTTCATTATGGTTCGAGAGCAATGGGAGGCGCAGGTGCAGTAATGCTGGAAGCAACAGCTATTAGCGCTGACGGACGTATTGGTGTTGGAGATTTGGGAATCTGGAAAGACGAACATATTGAAATGCTTACCAAGATCACGTCATTTATAAAAAGTACCGGATCTGTTCCTGCTATTCAATTGGCGCATGCCGGTAGAAAAGGAAGTACGTGGGCTTCAGGGCGTGAGAGCCGCCCGTTAATGCCCGATGAAGAAAATGGGTGGGAAGTGATTGCACCTTCTGCTATTGCATTTTCTCCAACAATGCAAACACCCCGCGAAATGACTTTGGAAGATATCGAAGAACTTCAACAAGCCTTTGCGGATGCTGCCGCGAGAGCGTTAAAGGCTGGTTTTGAAATGGTCGAAATTCACAGTGCGCACGGTTATCTGATCAATGAATTTCTGTCACCTATTCCAAACAAAAGAACCGATCACTATGGCGGAAGTATTGAAAACAGAGCAAGATTTTTATTTGAAACCATAGATAAAGTAAAAGCAGTATGGCCTACTGAACTTCCAATTGCTGTTCGTATTTCGGCTACCGACTGGATGGAAGATGGCTGGAACATTGATGATTCAGTTTGGTTAAGCAAAAAATTAGCAGGGAAGGGAATTGACATTGTTGATGTTTCTTCCGGAGGTACCGTTCCGAATGCTAAAATTACAGTAGGCTCAGGTTATCAATTACCATTTGCAAGTACGATTAAACGTGAGTTGAAAAACCAATTATTAGTGGGAGCAGTCGGTATGATAACCAGCGCACATCAAGCCGAAACGATCTTGACCAATGGAGATGCTGATCTTATTTTCATAGGTCGCGAACTTTTACGAAATCCATATTTCTCTTTAGAAGCAGCAAAACAGCTTCGTTCTGAAGCTCCTGTTCCAAAACCTTATGAGCTTGCCTTTTAA